The proteins below are encoded in one region of Myxococcales bacterium:
- a CDS encoding DUF4388 domain-containing protein: MTPAASLRLVERMVADGLITSEQQEACISFVQRTGDRVEECLLELRATDEVSLLKYLAGIHRTRFVSTEKLSRAEVDRFALEKVPKRLAEQHQLFPVLFDAQASVLSVVTADPDNAEALHEAQIASGVKSVRAFVGRPRAVKAAIAKAYGGDIHAFAVLDRQAQAQFSSMLDVYERNLVSPETLAAALSAERPGRERILSGQDLTGGTFGVGAEAVATNSYLETLNVLTSLLESTRPDLRGHSAYVARLMRKITERIGLPDAERTSAVIVGYLHDLGKVTEYHLTAFNVAQYDQHRAVGTKLYRAPTSLMEAVKLPREVTLAIETMYERYDGDGLPGSLHGKEIPLIARLLAVADTYADLTQNPKNPFRQLLEPAAACDVLARYRGSVFDPNIVDLFRLIITGDDLRARLLATRHVALIVDPDPEETTVLELRMLEQGFDVRPARNTDQAMKLLERGDIQLVIAEMDLTPMDGLSLLGWARRQKWGLKLPWVFLTGRTAGADAQKAFEAGATDYLTKPVSPDLLVAKIKTILERSATAGPGGVAGSLAEMGLPDLVQVLSQGRKTGALKLRTSADNGEVHFVGGNVFNAMYGTLRGAEAVYGMLRLREGSFVFDPNFEAPQRLIAESPEALLLEGMRRMDEGA; the protein is encoded by the coding sequence ATGACTCCCGCCGCCAGCCTGCGCCTCGTCGAGCGGATGGTGGCCGACGGCCTCATCACGAGTGAGCAGCAAGAGGCGTGCATCTCGTTCGTTCAGCGAACGGGCGATCGGGTGGAGGAGTGTCTGCTGGAGCTCAGAGCCACCGACGAGGTCTCGCTGCTCAAGTACCTGGCGGGTATCCACCGCACTCGGTTCGTGTCGACCGAAAAGCTGTCCAGGGCAGAGGTCGATCGCTTTGCACTCGAGAAGGTGCCCAAGCGCCTCGCCGAGCAACACCAACTGTTTCCGGTGTTGTTCGACGCGCAAGCCAGCGTCTTGTCGGTAGTGACTGCCGACCCCGACAACGCGGAGGCGCTTCACGAGGCGCAGATCGCCTCCGGGGTGAAGAGCGTGCGCGCGTTCGTCGGGCGCCCTCGGGCCGTCAAGGCGGCGATCGCAAAGGCCTACGGTGGGGACATCCACGCGTTTGCGGTGCTCGATCGGCAGGCGCAAGCGCAGTTCTCGAGCATGCTGGACGTCTACGAGCGCAACCTCGTCAGCCCGGAGACCTTGGCGGCGGCTCTTTCGGCGGAGCGCCCGGGGCGGGAGCGCATCCTGTCCGGTCAAGATCTGACTGGTGGCACCTTCGGGGTCGGCGCGGAGGCCGTCGCGACCAACTCCTACCTCGAGACGCTCAACGTGCTGACCTCGTTGCTCGAGAGCACACGACCCGACTTGCGTGGTCACTCCGCCTACGTCGCGCGCCTGATGCGCAAGATCACCGAGCGCATCGGCCTGCCGGACGCCGAGCGAACCAGCGCGGTGATCGTCGGTTACTTGCACGACCTGGGCAAAGTCACGGAGTACCACCTGACGGCGTTCAACGTGGCGCAGTACGACCAGCACCGGGCCGTCGGGACCAAGCTCTACCGGGCGCCGACCAGCTTGATGGAGGCGGTCAAGCTGCCGCGCGAGGTCACGCTGGCGATCGAGACCATGTACGAGCGTTACGACGGCGACGGACTGCCGGGGTCGCTGCACGGCAAGGAGATCCCGCTCATCGCTCGGCTGCTCGCCGTGGCCGACACTTACGCGGATCTCACACAGAATCCGAAGAACCCATTCCGCCAGCTGCTCGAGCCCGCCGCCGCCTGCGACGTGCTCGCCCGTTACCGTGGCTCGGTCTTCGATCCGAACATCGTGGATCTGTTCCGGCTGATCATCACGGGTGACGATCTCCGCGCCCGGTTGCTCGCTACGCGCCACGTCGCGCTGATCGTCGACCCCGACCCCGAAGAGACTACGGTGCTGGAGCTGCGCATGCTGGAGCAAGGTTTCGACGTGCGGCCCGCCCGCAACACCGACCAGGCGATGAAGCTGCTCGAGCGCGGTGACATTCAGCTCGTGATCGCCGAGATGGATCTCACTCCGATGGATGGGCTGTCGCTCTTGGGCTGGGCTCGCCGCCAGAAGTGGGGGTTGAAGTTGCCGTGGGTCTTCCTCACGGGACGAACGGCGGGCGCTGATGCGCAGAAGGCTTTCGAGGCCGGCGCGACGGACTATCTGACCAAACCCGTGAGCCCCGACCTCCTGGTGGCGAAGATCAAGACCATCCTCGAGCGGTCCGCCACGGCGGGGCCGGGCGGCGTCGCCGGGTCCCTCGCCGAGATGGGGCTGCCGGATCTGGTGCAGGTCCTGAGCCAAGGGCGCAAGACGGGCGCGCTCAAGCTGAGGACCTCCGCGGACAACGGCGAGGTGCATTTCGTCGGCGGCAACGTGTTCAACGCGATGTACGGCACGCTCCGCGGCGCGGAGGCCGTGTATGGCATGCTGCGCCTGCGAGAGGGCAGTTTCGTCTTTGATCCCAACTTCGAGGCGCCTCAGCGCCTGATCGCCGAGAGCCCCGAAGCTCTGCTGCTCGAGGGGATGCGGCGCATGGACGAAGGCGCCTGA
- the rplM gene encoding 50S ribosomal protein L13 has protein sequence MRQTKRTYSAKTAEAQATRKWWIIDAKDQPLGRLASRVATVLSGKNKPTYTRHIDTGDFVIVVNATGVKLTGNKATTKLYHRHSGHSGGLRSRAFAEVQQTHPEMPITKAVKGMLPKNVLGREMLGKLKVYAGAEHPHQAQKPETLAL, from the coding sequence ATGCGCCAGACGAAGCGGACGTATTCGGCGAAAACTGCCGAAGCGCAAGCCACCCGCAAGTGGTGGATCATCGATGCCAAAGATCAGCCCCTCGGGCGACTGGCGAGCCGTGTTGCAACGGTGCTGTCCGGCAAGAACAAGCCGACGTACACGCGCCACATCGACACCGGCGACTTCGTGATCGTGGTGAACGCCACCGGCGTGAAGCTGACCGGGAACAAGGCGACCACCAAGCTCTACCACCGCCACAGCGGGCACTCGGGCGGACTCCGCAGCCGTGCGTTCGCAGAGGTGCAGCAGACACACCCCGAGATGCCGATCACCAAAGCGGTCAAGGGAATGCTGCCAAAGAACGTGCTCGGGCGCGAAATGCTCGGCAAGCTGAAGGTCTACGCAGGCGCGGAGCATCCGCACCAGGCACAGAAGCCGGAAACGCTCGCGCTCTGA